CCAGATAAGTAATCCGCACTAAACGTATTTAGATCAAATGAACTTAGTGAGTTAACTGCTTTATTATAAGCAGCTAATAATGTCGGATCACTGTTAATGATCATCATGATGCGATCAATATCAGGTTTTAAGATTGATAATCTTGAAACACTTGGACCATCAGTTTTTTGAAGAGCTTCTAGTACTAAATTAGATAAGTAATCTAGATATGTGTATGAACCCACCGGGTTTTCTTTAAACCCAATATTCTTTTGTCTAAAGCTGTCAACCCCATCATTTTTAAAGAAGGTTAAGATTCCATCTTGTGGTTGGCCACCACTAAAACGGTCGTAGTTTTGGTAGATAATATCATACTGTCCTTTTTCAATGTAGCTAGCAAAGATATTTTCTGGCAATGATTTTTCTTCAATATTAATGTATCCACCAAATGCTTCTAGCATTGCTTGTTTTAGATAAGTAGCCCCTCTAACTTGTTCATCACTACTATTATCTAAGAAGTTTAGGGTTACTTGTCTAAGTCCTGGGTGTTTAGCTTTAAACTTATCTAGATAAAATCTTGCTGTTTGTAGATCATGAGCTAAATCATGACGTACGGTTTTTTCAAAGTTAAATCCTTTTGATAAGTGGGTTACAAAATCATAGTTTAATAGGTCGAATTCTTTACCATTTTGAGCTTTAGATTTTTGTCCTTCAAAAAATAGTTCTAGATTTCTTCCATCATAAGATTTGTGTTGACCATAACTAGTTCACGTACTAGTTGGAAAACTAAAGTCTCATCCCACAAATCTTAGTACATCACTACGATTAATTGCGTAATAGATCGCATTTCTTAGATCTTGATCTTGGATGTAACTATTAGCATTAGTTTCAAGATCTAGGTTTAATCCATAAGCGATGGTCCCAAACCCCTGGTTTTTATTTAAGAAGCGCTTAATCTTAGGATCAGCTCAGTAACGGTTAATTCGGTTGGCTGGAATTAAGGTTTGAGAGATTAAACCATCTTCAAAGAACAACGCGTTCGTATTTGGGTTTTGTGAGAAGAAGATTCTAATCTTATTTGAGATTGTGTTTTCTGCATCAAAGTAATCTAAGTTTTTAGCTAGATTAATATAACCATTAGGTCCTAATAAGATCCCATCATCTTTAGGGATGATGAACGGACCATTGGTTAAGAACTTCTCAGGTTCTGAACCATAGCGATCAATTCCCCCACCAGTTGTTTCAATATATCTGCGGTTAACTGGGTATAAGCTTTCAAGGATCGTTCCAATTAAGAATGATAAGTTAGGTGTTTGGTTTTCATCAAAGATTAAAGTAAATGAGTTTTCATCTTTAGATAATGGTTGTAACGATCCTTGTAAGTCAGGAGTTTTTACATCAAATTTTTGATAAGGGTTAAGATAAGGATTTTTAACTAATTTGATGGTTGCTGGGGTATTGTCTGGAGTCATTACCCTGAAGTCTTGAACTTCAGCATCCAAACTAAAGTTTGGATTTAGACTTAGATATTTAGCCACAAAACTATTGTCATAATCTAGGAATAATTGACCAGTGTAAAACCCAAGATCTTTAGCAGCACTTTTAATTGCTTCAACTTCTTTGGTATCAAGTGGTTGATTCTTATCATCTAGTGTTTGAGAAGGATATAGATCAGCTTCAGTTTGATTTGGATCTTGAACATACATCTTTAAATCTTCATTAAAGATGTAGTTTCTTCGACCAAATGGGTTTTTATAACTCTTATTAAATTTAGCTAAATAATCACGTTGAGCATCAATGAATCGATCAACACCACGGATCCCATATCTTCTAATCGTATCAAGTTTTTGTGAACCAGTATTTAGATCTAGAATGTATTCTAGATAGTCTCTAATATCTTGAGAAGTACTAAAGTCACCATTTGATCAACGGTTTTTCTTAACATTAGTATAACCCGTTAATGCCATGAAGTTGTTGGTATTACGTGGGTTTCTAAACGCGTATATGGTTGCACGAGTTTTAAGATCAGACCCAGCACCTGAATCATCTGCTAATCCCCCAACAATATTGAAGTTATCTAATTGGTAGAATGATGATCCAATTACACCAGTTCCATTGTCAGATTCAATCGCACTTTCATTAGTTTTATAGTACGTATCAAAATTTGAAGTACTACGATCTTGAGGAATATTAATTAAACCAAAGTTATAACTTCTTTTAGCAGTCAACACCCGTTTAAGCGCATCACTCGGACCATTTTTAAGATAAGGATCTACAAGTGAAGGTAGTACACGATCAACTGAGTTGTACTTAACATAGTTAAGCGTATTAAGTGGGTTGGTTACCAGACCTAGATCATAATCATTGGGATTAATGTTTTGTGCACTTGCATTAACTTGTCGTTCTTGGTTTGGTGTTGCACTAGTACAAGAGCTTAGTAACATCGACAGTGGCACAAGCGCAAAAGTAGCTAATTTAATTACTTTTTTAAATTTAAATTTCATTTTTATTTACTTATTTTTTATGAGTCTTATTTAAAAATATTAGTTCGTTACATTAAATTGGAAATCAACACTTATTACAGTTTTAATATTCTTATTACCATCTACAGTTGTGTTCTCATTTTCAATCTTCACTGGAGATTGCTCAACCGCTTTAGCATTCTCTGAAATAAATTGTGCATCACCTAAATCAACAGCCTGTAAGAAGTTGTGATTTTCATCAACAAAATCAACAGTGTATTTTTGACCAGGTCTTAGAAGTGCATCACGATATTTCCCCATTAATGCATAATCTGATAATCATGATGTATAACCATAATCTTCGATGGTTTTTTTACTAGTTGGATCACCTTGTTTTTGTAATCAGAAGATGTTGTTGGTTCGTTTGGTATTAACTTTTAGATAAACTACTTCATTATTAAAGACATTAGTAAATCTTAGATAACCGATTTTGTTTGCCAACTCAGTTGGTACATAACCATATAGTGCTAGTGCATCTAATGCTTGGTTTCTAAATAATCCTGATACAGTTCTCTTAGAAACACCATAGTTATACAGTTGAGATAAGAAGAACGCTTCTGGACGTTTGTTTACTTTGTTACCATTGAAATCAACTGTTCTAATGTTGTTATCAATTACTGGGTTACGATCATCATCATATAACTCTGCACCTATTGTTTGTTTTTCAAAGTGGTCTTTGAAATACCCGTTGTTTTTAGAAATAAACTGTCCAAAATAACTTGATCTTCTAGTTTCACCAGTTTGATAAAAACTACCATCATTGTTCTTAAAGAACATTGCACGAGTTTGTGCTTTTAGATCATTGATTGCTTTTTGAGCATCATTTAGTTTTTGTGTTGCTATTGTTTGTGCAGCTATTGCAGTAGCAAGCGCATTTACATCATTTGGACTAGCTTGTCGTACTCTTGCTACTTCTCTTCTTGCAGTTAAGAATTCATCAACTGTTTCATTAAACTTATTAGTCAGATCACCTTGAACTTTAATTAATTCATCATAGTAAGCAGTATATTTAGGTCCTAAATATACAGCTTGTAATGCTTTAGCTAGATCATCTTGAGAAGTTCTTGTATCATTAACTTTACTAATATTAGTAGCATCAACAATATAGTCTAATCCACTCATAGCTTCAGACAACCCACCTAAATATTTAGGTACGTTTTCAAAGTCTTTAGTATTAGGAGCATATGTTGTTTGAACATAGTCTCTTGTTAGTGTTTCAGCAATATTATAAACATAATCAGTAAACTTATCAGCTAGTTGTGGTTCAACTCTAGTAGCATTGTAGTTAACTACATCATCTGATGATAACCCAGGTGAGAAGTAACCAAAGTTAAAGCTACCTAGAGTTAATCCAACATCACCGTTTTTACCGTAATATACGATATTACCTGTTAATAATAATAGGTCGTGGAAACTTAATCGATCTTGAACAGATTCTAATTTGTTATCCTTAACAAATTTGTCAAAGTAGTTTTGTAGTCTTTGAGCATCAAAGTGAGTACCATCATTTAGTTGCGGAGTTAATTCTTCAACATAGAATCTAGTGAAGTTTTTATCTAACATCGTAACTCCGTATAGTTCTGAGAACACCGCACGGTTTTTTACTAGATCTGTAGCTGGTGAGAAGTCTTTAACACTCATAAATAAGTTTGAGTGTCTAAATAAGTAGATTGCGTAGTTAGCAAGTGCTTGGTTTTTAGCATTTGTATCAGTACCAGCAGCAGTGATTGCAGCTTTTAGTTTAGCTGCATCTGGTGAATTAGTAACCTGAATATTTCCAATAGCACTTAAATCAAATTTAGATTGAACGTAACTAACATCCCAATTGTATTGTTTTGTTGCACTATCATAAGTTGCTTTAGAATAATCTAACGACACAAAACCTAATAGTTCAGTTAAGTTTTTACTGTTATATGTAGATCTTGCAGTAGCTTGAGGAGTTGTTGTACCATTATCAACACTGATTTTCTTACTAGTAGTAACAGCATTTAATAAGGCTTGTTCAAGCTGACCTACATCTGATCCAAAAGGGTTTACTATTAAAATATTATCTTTATCAATTTTTTCTAAGCTAGTTGTTAACAATGTAGGAATACTAACCATTAAAGGTTTACTGAAAACATCATTAACTTTTCTATCAAAAGCTTGAATAGTTTCTAATGAATAATTATTTGTAGCAGCATCACCTGCGCCACCTTTCTTCATAGCATATGATAACAAGCCAGCTTGACCTTGGAATAATACGTTTGTAAACGCTTCAGTAAAGCTAACGTTAAATAAACCTTCAGTTGTTCTTAATTGATTGCTAGAAGAAACATTATTAAGTCTATCGATTAATCCATTTTGAGTATCATTAGCGATCTCACCCAAGAATTTGTTACCTCTAACATAAGGGAACACATAAGTATCAAAATTATTTAAAGCTGTTCCAATACTATTAATTGTTCTTTCTGCTTTTCTAACTGCAAGAATTTTATTTACATCTGATCTTACATAACGATCTTTGTTACCTTGTCTAGCTCCTGCTTGTTGTTGTTGATCAATTCTAGTTAAACTTGCTAAGTTTGTT
The Mycoplasma tullyi genome window above contains:
- a CDS encoding ABC transporter substrate-binding protein; protein product: MKFKFKKVIKLATFALVPLSMLLSSCTSATPNQERQVNASAQNINPNDYDLGLVTNPLNTLNYVKYNSVDRVLPSLVDPYLKNGPSDALKRVLTAKRSYNFGLINIPQDRSTSNFDTYYKTNESAIESDNGTGVIGSSFYQLDNFNIVGGLADDSGAGSDLKTRATIYAFRNPRNTNNFMALTGYTNVKKNRWSNGDFSTSQDIRDYLEYILDLNTGSQKLDTIRRYGIRGVDRFIDAQRDYLAKFNKSYKNPFGRRNYIFNEDLKMYVQDPNQTEADLYPSQTLDDKNQPLDTKEVEAIKSAAKDLGFYTGQLFLDYDNSFVAKYLSLNPNFSLDAEVQDFRVMTPDNTPATIKLVKNPYLNPYQKFDVKTPDLQGSLQPLSKDENSFTLIFDENQTPNLSFLIGTILESLYPVNRRYIETTGGGIDRYGSEPEKFLTNGPFIIPKDDGILLGPNGYINLAKNLDYFDAENTISNKIRIFFSQNPNTNALFFEDGLISQTLIPANRINRYWADPKIKRFLNKNQGFGTIAYGLNLDLETNANSYIQDQDLRNAIYYAINRSDVLRFVGWDFSFPTSTWTSYGQHKSYDGRNLELFFEGQKSKAQNGKEFDLLNYDFVTHLSKGFNFEKTVRHDLAHDLQTARFYLDKFKAKHPGLRQVTLNFLDNSSDEQVRGATYLKQAMLEAFGGYINIEEKSLPENIFASYIEKGQYDIIYQNYDRFSGGQPQDGILTFFKNDGVDSFRQKNIGFKENPVGSYTYLDYLSNLVLEALQKTDGPSVSRLSILKPDIDRIMMIINSDPTLLAAYNKAVNSLSSFDLNTFSADYLSGIILKLNQDNPGFEMTRYSNQYVNALLDYMIISKWRRDPDQFNQRRNENVATARLHTAFNLILPSYKTVDEIAQLTDDTRVRLEIDTLNQVGTDEAQVQPSFWKKFIELSLPKFNESTIDYSSRLSSFFSGNFSDEELKENWSLDYVYQFIGAIEKIIRDSGLIIPLMEVDTNWEVTRVGGVGSLYTFSLQYAYDYTKPPRDGLPRTREA